Proteins from a genomic interval of Lemur catta isolate mLemCat1 chromosome 17, mLemCat1.pri, whole genome shotgun sequence:
- the SLC35C2 gene encoding solute carrier family 35 member C2 isoform X4, translating into MGQPLSTCGTSPCFLSSSLAPSSSPGSRQPLPYTMTKSSAVLFILIFSLIFKLEELSTQFNMEGFALVLGASFIGGIRWTLTQILLQKAELGLQNPIDTMFHLQPLMFLGLFPLFAVFEGLHLSTSEKIFRFQDTGLLLRVLGSLFLGGILAFGLGFSEFLLVSRTSSLTLSIAGIFKEVCTLLLAAHLLGDQISLLNWLGFALCLSGISLHVALKALHSRGDGGPKPLKGLGSSPDLELLLRSSQQEEDDNEEEQYFVAQGQL; encoded by the exons ATGGGCCAGCCACTCTCCACTTGTGGGACCAGCCCTTGCTTTCTCAGCTCCTCTCTGGCACCCAGCAGCTCTCCAGGAAGTCGCCAGCCTCTTCC GTACACAATGACCAAATCCTCAGCCGTCCTCTTCATCTTGATCTTCTCTCTGATCTTCAAGCTGGAGGAACTG TCCACACAGTTCAACATGGAGGGCTTCGCCTTGGTGCTGGGGGCCTCGTTCATTGGTGGCATTCGCTGGACCCTCACCCAGATACTCCTGCAGAAGGCTGAACTCG gCCTCCAGAACCCCATCGACACCATGTTCCACCTGCAGCCACTCATGTTCCTGGGACTCTTCCCTCTCTTTGCTGTCTTTGAAG GTCTCCATTTGTCCACATCTGAGAAAATCTTCCGTTTCCAGGACACAGGGCTGCTTCTGCGGGTACTTGGGAGCCTCTTCCTTGGCGGGATTCTCGCCTTTGGTTTGGGCTTCTCTGAGTTCCTCCTGGTCTCCAGAACCTCCAGCCTCACTCTCTCCATTGCTGGCATTTTTAAG GAAGTCTGCACTTTGCTGTTGGCAGCTCATCTTCTGGGCGACCAGATCAGCCTCCTGAACTGGCTGGGCTTTGCCCTCTGCCTCTCGGGAATATCCCTGCATGTTGCCCTCAAAGCCCTGCACTCCAGAG GTGATGGTGGCCCTAAGCCCTTGAAGGGGCTGGGCTCCAGCCCCGACCTGGAGCTGCTGCTCCGGAGCAGCCAGCAGGAGGAAGATGACAATGAGGAGGAGCAGTACTTTGTGGCTCAGGGGCAGCTGTGA
- the SLC35C2 gene encoding solute carrier family 35 member C2 isoform X3, translated as MGQPLSTCGTSPCFLSSSLAPSSSPGSRQPLPYTMTKSSAVLFILIFSLIFKLEELRAALVLVVLLIAGGLFMFTYKSTQFNMEGFALVLGASFIGGIRWTLTQILLQKAELGLQNPIDTMFHLQPLMFLGLFPLFAVFEGLHLSTSEKIFRFQDTGLLLRVLGSLFLGGILAFGLGFSEFLLVSRTSSLTLSIAGIFKEVCTLLLAAHLLGDQISLLNWLGFALCLSGISLHVALKALHSRGDGGPKPLKGLGSSPDLELLLRSSQQEEDDNEEEQYFVAQGQL; from the exons ATGGGCCAGCCACTCTCCACTTGTGGGACCAGCCCTTGCTTTCTCAGCTCCTCTCTGGCACCCAGCAGCTCTCCAGGAAGTCGCCAGCCTCTTCC GTACACAATGACCAAATCCTCAGCCGTCCTCTTCATCTTGATCTTCTCTCTGATCTTCAAGCTGGAGGAACTG CGTGCAGCACTGGTCCTGGTGGTCCTCCTCATTGCTGGGGGTCTCTTCATGTTCACCTACAAGTCCACACAGTTCAACATGGAGGGCTTCGCCTTGGTGCTGGGGGCCTCGTTCATTGGTGGCATTCGCTGGACCCTCACCCAGATACTCCTGCAGAAGGCTGAACTCG gCCTCCAGAACCCCATCGACACCATGTTCCACCTGCAGCCACTCATGTTCCTGGGACTCTTCCCTCTCTTTGCTGTCTTTGAAG GTCTCCATTTGTCCACATCTGAGAAAATCTTCCGTTTCCAGGACACAGGGCTGCTTCTGCGGGTACTTGGGAGCCTCTTCCTTGGCGGGATTCTCGCCTTTGGTTTGGGCTTCTCTGAGTTCCTCCTGGTCTCCAGAACCTCCAGCCTCACTCTCTCCATTGCTGGCATTTTTAAG GAAGTCTGCACTTTGCTGTTGGCAGCTCATCTTCTGGGCGACCAGATCAGCCTCCTGAACTGGCTGGGCTTTGCCCTCTGCCTCTCGGGAATATCCCTGCATGTTGCCCTCAAAGCCCTGCACTCCAGAG GTGATGGTGGCCCTAAGCCCTTGAAGGGGCTGGGCTCCAGCCCCGACCTGGAGCTGCTGCTCCGGAGCAGCCAGCAGGAGGAAGATGACAATGAGGAGGAGCAGTACTTTGTGGCTCAGGGGCAGCTGTGA
- the SLC35C2 gene encoding solute carrier family 35 member C2 isoform X1, whose translation MFLLKVLVHLSGLFPQSVFKRGACPAAPGARVLQLPRMGRWALDVAFVWKALLTLGLVLLYYCFSIGITFYNKWLTKSFHFPLFMTMLHLAVIFLFSALSRALVQCSSHRARVVLSWTDYLRRVAPTALATALDVGLSNWSFLYITVSLYTMTKSSAVLFILIFSLIFKLEELRAALVLVVLLIAGGLFMFTYKSTQFNMEGFALVLGASFIGGIRWTLTQILLQKAELGLQNPIDTMFHLQPLMFLGLFPLFAVFEGLHLSTSEKIFRFQDTGLLLRVLGSLFLGGILAFGLGFSEFLLVSRTSSLTLSIAGIFKEVCTLLLAAHLLGDQISLLNWLGFALCLSGISLHVALKALHSRGDGGPKPLKGLGSSPDLELLLRSSQQEEDDNEEEQYFVAQGQL comes from the exons ATGTTCTTGTTGAAAGTCCTGGTCCATCTCAGCGGGCTCTTCCCACAGTCTGTCTTCAAGAGAGGTGCCTGCCCCGCTGCCCCAGGAGCTAGGGTGTTGCAGCTTCCACGGATGGGGAGGTGGGCCCTGGACGTGGCCTTTGTGTGGAAGGCGCTGTTGACTCTGGGGCTGGTCCTTCTCTACTACTGCTTCTCCATCGGCATCACCTTCTACAACAAATGGCTGACGAAG AGCTTCCATTTCCCCCTCTTCATGACGATGCTGCACCTGGCCGTGATCTTCCTCTTCTCTGCCCTGTCCAGGGCTCTGGTTCAGTGCTCCAGCCACAGGGCCCGCGTGGTGCTGAGCTGGACCGACTACCTCAGAAGGGTGGCTCCCACAG CACTGGCGACAGCACTTGACGTGGGCTTGTCCAACTGGAGCTTCCTCTACATCACTGTCTCTCT GTACACAATGACCAAATCCTCAGCCGTCCTCTTCATCTTGATCTTCTCTCTGATCTTCAAGCTGGAGGAACTG CGTGCAGCACTGGTCCTGGTGGTCCTCCTCATTGCTGGGGGTCTCTTCATGTTCACCTACAAGTCCACACAGTTCAACATGGAGGGCTTCGCCTTGGTGCTGGGGGCCTCGTTCATTGGTGGCATTCGCTGGACCCTCACCCAGATACTCCTGCAGAAGGCTGAACTCG gCCTCCAGAACCCCATCGACACCATGTTCCACCTGCAGCCACTCATGTTCCTGGGACTCTTCCCTCTCTTTGCTGTCTTTGAAG GTCTCCATTTGTCCACATCTGAGAAAATCTTCCGTTTCCAGGACACAGGGCTGCTTCTGCGGGTACTTGGGAGCCTCTTCCTTGGCGGGATTCTCGCCTTTGGTTTGGGCTTCTCTGAGTTCCTCCTGGTCTCCAGAACCTCCAGCCTCACTCTCTCCATTGCTGGCATTTTTAAG GAAGTCTGCACTTTGCTGTTGGCAGCTCATCTTCTGGGCGACCAGATCAGCCTCCTGAACTGGCTGGGCTTTGCCCTCTGCCTCTCGGGAATATCCCTGCATGTTGCCCTCAAAGCCCTGCACTCCAGAG GTGATGGTGGCCCTAAGCCCTTGAAGGGGCTGGGCTCCAGCCCCGACCTGGAGCTGCTGCTCCGGAGCAGCCAGCAGGAGGAAGATGACAATGAGGAGGAGCAGTACTTTGTGGCTCAGGGGCAGCTGTGA
- the SLC35C2 gene encoding solute carrier family 35 member C2 isoform X2 — protein MFLLKVLVHLSGLFPQSVFKRGACPAAPGARVLQLPRMGRWALDVAFVWKALLTLGLVLLYYCFSIGITFYNKWLTKSFHFPLFMTMLHLAVIFLFSALSRALVQCSSHRARVVLSWTDYLRRVAPTALATALDVGLSNWSFLYITVSLYTMTKSSAVLFILIFSLIFKLEELSTQFNMEGFALVLGASFIGGIRWTLTQILLQKAELGLQNPIDTMFHLQPLMFLGLFPLFAVFEGLHLSTSEKIFRFQDTGLLLRVLGSLFLGGILAFGLGFSEFLLVSRTSSLTLSIAGIFKEVCTLLLAAHLLGDQISLLNWLGFALCLSGISLHVALKALHSRGDGGPKPLKGLGSSPDLELLLRSSQQEEDDNEEEQYFVAQGQL, from the exons ATGTTCTTGTTGAAAGTCCTGGTCCATCTCAGCGGGCTCTTCCCACAGTCTGTCTTCAAGAGAGGTGCCTGCCCCGCTGCCCCAGGAGCTAGGGTGTTGCAGCTTCCACGGATGGGGAGGTGGGCCCTGGACGTGGCCTTTGTGTGGAAGGCGCTGTTGACTCTGGGGCTGGTCCTTCTCTACTACTGCTTCTCCATCGGCATCACCTTCTACAACAAATGGCTGACGAAG AGCTTCCATTTCCCCCTCTTCATGACGATGCTGCACCTGGCCGTGATCTTCCTCTTCTCTGCCCTGTCCAGGGCTCTGGTTCAGTGCTCCAGCCACAGGGCCCGCGTGGTGCTGAGCTGGACCGACTACCTCAGAAGGGTGGCTCCCACAG CACTGGCGACAGCACTTGACGTGGGCTTGTCCAACTGGAGCTTCCTCTACATCACTGTCTCTCT GTACACAATGACCAAATCCTCAGCCGTCCTCTTCATCTTGATCTTCTCTCTGATCTTCAAGCTGGAGGAACTG TCCACACAGTTCAACATGGAGGGCTTCGCCTTGGTGCTGGGGGCCTCGTTCATTGGTGGCATTCGCTGGACCCTCACCCAGATACTCCTGCAGAAGGCTGAACTCG gCCTCCAGAACCCCATCGACACCATGTTCCACCTGCAGCCACTCATGTTCCTGGGACTCTTCCCTCTCTTTGCTGTCTTTGAAG GTCTCCATTTGTCCACATCTGAGAAAATCTTCCGTTTCCAGGACACAGGGCTGCTTCTGCGGGTACTTGGGAGCCTCTTCCTTGGCGGGATTCTCGCCTTTGGTTTGGGCTTCTCTGAGTTCCTCCTGGTCTCCAGAACCTCCAGCCTCACTCTCTCCATTGCTGGCATTTTTAAG GAAGTCTGCACTTTGCTGTTGGCAGCTCATCTTCTGGGCGACCAGATCAGCCTCCTGAACTGGCTGGGCTTTGCCCTCTGCCTCTCGGGAATATCCCTGCATGTTGCCCTCAAAGCCCTGCACTCCAGAG GTGATGGTGGCCCTAAGCCCTTGAAGGGGCTGGGCTCCAGCCCCGACCTGGAGCTGCTGCTCCGGAGCAGCCAGCAGGAGGAAGATGACAATGAGGAGGAGCAGTACTTTGTGGCTCAGGGGCAGCTGTGA